A window from Citrus sinensis cultivar Valencia sweet orange chromosome 5, DVS_A1.0, whole genome shotgun sequence encodes these proteins:
- the LOC102628115 gene encoding protein CANDIDATE G-PROTEIN COUPLED RECEPTOR 2, with translation MRVLDQIAQSPFPLIALSQNPNYSSSSIVKGGSFFGSGLYKWLVECHGFLHNVVLIVSSVCFVLYLSFQAKKSFSKLSNGRSHIMIAYYGCLWLVSLLSLAWCCLQAWECTRGKEVAWNILSLFTKSGMLFLEVSLLAFLFQGSYASGPEALARTFGISGLVVGLDIILKAVYLFGFGIPLFIDSNGQSPHVKWGLWVVHRLVLTAVYGIILFMYHSKWRERLPARPAFYKYISIMFILNALALFACVLNGASFGYWLYGVTNVCYHAFYLPLIYVTFLADFFQEEDLRLENVYYSEMKDAGFFDADWE, from the exons ATGCGAGTTCTTGACCAAATTGCTCAATCTCCATTTCCTTTAATTGCATTGTCACAAAACCCTAATTACAGTTCATCTTCAATTGTCAAAGGGGGTTCCTTTTTTGGGTCGGGACTCTATAAGTGGCTTGTTGAATGTCATGGGTTCTTGCACAATGTCGTTTTGATCGTGTCTTCGGTTTGTTTTGTGCTCTACCTTTCGTTTCAAGCTAAAAAGAGCTTCTCGAAGCTATCCAATGGACGATCCCATATCATGATTGCTTATTATGGTTGTCTTTGGCTTGTTAGCTTGCTCAGCCTTGCTTGGTGCTGCCTTCAG GCATGGGAGTGCACTCGTGGGAAAGAAGTTGCATGGAATATCTTATCTCTGTTTACAAAATCTGGGATGCTGTTTTTGGAAGTAAGCTTGCTGGCCTTTTTGTTCCAAGGGAGTTATGCAAGTGGGCCGGAAGCCTTAGCACGCACCTTTGGTATCTCAGGACTCGTTGTTGGGCTGGATATAATTCTCAAG GCGGTTTACCTTTTTGGATTTGGGATCCCTCTGTTCATTGATAGCAATGGGCAATCGCCTCATGTTAAATGGGGTTTGTGGGTTGTACATAGGCTGGTGCTAACAGCAGTGTATGGAATCATTTTGTTCATGTACCACTCCAAGTGGAGAGAAAGGTTACCTG CCAGACCAGCATTCTACAAATATATCAGTATTATGTTTATCTTGAATGCCCTTGCTCTGTTTGCTTGTGTGCTTAATGGAGCTAGTTTTGGGTACTG GCTGTATGGTGTCACAAATGTGTGTTACCATGCCTTCTATCTTCCTCTTATATACGTAACGTTCTTGGCAGACTTCTTCCAG GAGGAAGATTTGCGCTTAGAGAATGTATATTACTCTGAGATGAAAGATGCCGGATTCTTCGATGCTGATTGGGAATGA
- the LOC107176233 gene encoding F-box/kelch-repeat protein At1g57790-like — translation MAGGIKEKKQKLERRSRSDLPLTIINLIVSRLYVVYQIRFRAVCKRWRSVDIQYRDKFTWLMGYNSHSCYLYDPCHKQRFTVFISDKNRTTLLGARPLDSKNGWIINLPVWREFSIAKATFSATPVSPDCVIFVIWVGVMEISCISICRPGDTTWTELRFQDNYRYVKNMVRADGFLYCSFFSLDAIVAFNVASQNWEILPYPPSILFMYKYLTEYDGSLLILAKVVNSSGYRVFTLNRSQMDWFEIECLDDRALFMGASCLWWVPVEKGCAFANIMHWFGPYSYIRDQWSEFIRKPVESDSSKVAPRIRGYEYWKEEDTTQIWIQPPVRRSINLDICRLMI, via the exons ATGGCTGGTGGCATCAAGGAGAAGAAGCAGAAGCTTGAAAGGCGATCAAGGTCTGATCTTCCTCTTACCATCATAAATTTAATCGTCAGCCGTCTTTATGTTGTTTATCAAATTCGTTTCCGGGCCGTTTGCAAGAGATGGCGATCAGTAGACATCCAATATAGGGATAAATTTACGTGGTTGATGGGTTATAATTCTCACTCATGTTATCTCTACGACCCTTGTCACAAACAAAGATTCACTGTTTTCATTAGTGACAAAAACAGAACAACACTGTTGGGTGCAAGGCCACTTGATTCAAAAAATGGTTGG ATCATTAACCTTCCTGTATGGCGCGAGTTTAGTATCGCCAAAGCAACCTTCTCAGCGACTCCTGTTTCTCCAGATTGTGTGATTTTTGTAATATGGGTAGGTGTAATGGAGATAAGTTGTATTAGCATTTGTAGACCTGGAGATACAACCTGGACTGAGCTCCGGTTTCAAGATAATTATCGATATGTTAAAAATATGGTGCGTGCGGATGGATTCCTTTACTGTTCCTTCTTTTCTCTAGACGCTATTGTTGCCTTTAACGTTGCGTCCCAAAATTGGGAAATACTCCCATATCCACCGTcgattttatttatgtataaatACTTGACTGAGTATGATGGAAGCCTTTTGATTTTGGCTAAAGTTGTTAATAGTTCTGGATATCGTGTTTTCACACTTAATCGGTCACAAATGGATtggtttgaaattgaatgcTTGGATGATAGAGCTTTGTTCATGGGTGCTTCGTGCTTGTGGTGGGTTCCTGTAGAAAAGGGGTGTGCATTTGCAAACATAATGCATTGGTTCGGTCCCTATTCTTACATCCGTGATCAATGGAGTGAATTTATTCGGAAGCCTGTTGAAAGTGACTCATCAAAAGTTGCTCCGAGAATTCGGGGTTATGAATATTGGAAGGAGGAGGACACGACCCAAATTTGGATTCAGCCCCCTGTGAGAAGATCAATAAATTTGGATATTTGTAGATTAATGATCTGA